The Drosophila biarmipes strain raj3 chromosome 2L, RU_DBia_V1.1, whole genome shotgun sequence genome has a window encoding:
- the LOC108033958 gene encoding leucine-rich PPR motif-containing protein, mitochondrial: MASILRTGKLLRYFAGFTRNVVVSSVRENESSNLLNNAPCMCGQFQNGFATNAAAKAELSLDKQIRRLDQDVRRIGRISRRDLEEILDEIRTHRTATSSQSLLVIRCCGNLVPEELPEVRTALVQEIWKTLNALNVPMDISHYNALLRVYLENEHGFAPTDFLAEIEAKGIEPNRVTYQRLIARYCQQGDIEGATRILEFMRAKSLPVNENVFNSLILGHSQANDLESAKGILGVMKQAGLEPSADTYTTLLCAFARHGDLAALKETLAECEQKEIILLDKDLLDIVYTLSVNGHGEQVDEVLTKLRLSPGFNQDAVNVILRLTNKGYEDVGLKILRVMPRSSRVNGEPVDVGAFFIRQMVKANRPVEKILSICKTLQSEGLNPKALTIATEAGLTNGVVNNALPLLQEMKNAGLPIRQHYFWPLICSVESNQVLEIVRRMQQDFSVFPNSETVRDYVIPNLKEKNWERIVTALRDAGVPNSTAVTSAVYSALVTHQIADAAKIMEQNRAYYVPFLFRQPLILALSHTNDYASFIRCVRQIHEGLQFRQGKEEESEAAEGGAAASADRNTPDVVGAIVQEASTYFRRDRAATLEKILKGLVKQGLSISSAKATQLSEQLGSELTPRISELLGKLSSGELQPVALPNSGKRGLDSLSIDELERFIVNVEGKGENANNIKRQLLAACFRSQNLDKTLQVIEKLEAEKFQIPIGVYAQLIDLYTHHKKSSEALENYEKLKAKDATFKLDNLKAVRLADLLLQEERVDAAFKVLEDNKKDAPISEAEGSFNYVSTVWRILNSLAEAGQPEKLRKVFDALVAANYVVPTNVLLGPLIKVHLVKDDIPKAIEAFEDICQKYKSTPWKNELACRLIQKEDAANLQKLTDLSTGIHGEVNSLYDLVFSFVECGRVRQARKILETPGLRTRPQRISSACDRYKNEGLLQPLEGLIEATKDLGHIDRNKIYYTLLLSYDKADEAEKALGLWTKMQEEAVTPNDAFLLKLAEILKRKNIDVPFVVPETQKEQAKARKNKTKDQVTTETAKISEQPKEKPSRKEQSKSEAAKTSPPPKPVSHLSGFRKAILANDPDAAISHKQSFLSGEKVGALDTSRLIELLVRADRLTEATKYVEELLGDKLHPQPKIFKFYLNKIAAAGDLETLERIGKQLNEEQKRLVSFDNRFCHANIVAGKADQFLKQLTTEIDGAKTPEETTKLAEKFPRGGAVGILEKHPELVPQYQSLAEKFAAHNQLGPMNVLWMHLVSSGQEVASKEIWDKHLSNAPRLMFQRVLQTAREQKDEKLASTVISQLKNSKISEGAIGNAYSCLIDIQTTKGNSDKALEVLSAAIKEVSLENINRTALLRLKQAVEEKSQKFPYTIPEKRTKADDSSSSSSSSSSSDDDVSPSIPETVPPKPDSKA, from the exons ATGGCATCCATCCTGAGGACGGGGAAACTGCTGCGCTACTTCGCCGGCTTCACGAGAAACGTGGTGGTGAGCTCGGTGCGCGAGAACGAGAGCAGCAATCTGCTGAACAATGCGCCCTGCATGTGCGGACAGTTCCAGAA CGGTTTTGCCACAAATGCCGCAGCGAAGGCTGAACTGAGTCTGGACAAACAGATTCGCCGCCTGGACCAGGATGTGCGCCGCATTGGTCGCATTTCTCGCCGGGATCTGGAGGAGATACTCGATGAGATTCGCACCCACAGGACGGCCACCAGCTCGCAGTCCCTGCTTGTGATTCGTTGCTGCGGAAACCTGGTGCCCGAGGAGCTGCCCGAGGTCAGGACGGCCTTGGTCCAGGAGATCTGGAAGACCCTGAACGCCCTGAATGTGCCCATGGACATCTCGCATTACAATGCCCTGCTCCGAGTTTACTTGGAGAACGAGCACGGCTTCGCCCCCACTGACTTTCTGGCCGAGATCGAGGCCAAGGGCATCGAGCCCAATAGGGTGACCTATCAGCGTTTGATTGCTCGTTATTGCCAGCAGGGAGACATCGAAGGAGCCACCAGGATCCTCGAATTTATGAGGGCGAAGAGTCTTCCGGTCAACGAGAATGTATTCAATTCCCTGATCCTGGGACACTCGCAG GCCAACGACTTGGAGTCCGCCAAGGGCATCCTGGGAGTGATGAAGCAGGCAGGATTGGAGCCCAGTGCCGACACATACACGACCCTTCTGTGTGCCTTTGCCCGTCACGGCGATCTGGCTGCCCTGAAGGAAACCCTGGCTGAGTGCGAGCAAAAGGAGATCATTTTGCTGGACAAGGATCTGCTGGACATCGTGTACACGCTCTCCGTCAATGGCCATGGAGAACAAGTGGATGAGGTCCTGACCAAACTGCGTCTCTCACCCGGCTTTAATCAGGATGCGGTGAATGTGATCCTTCGCCTGACCAATAAGGGTTACGAGGATGTGGGTCTGAAGATCCTCCGAGTGATGCCAAGGAGCAGTCGTGTAAATGGCGAACCCGTTGATGTGGGAGCCTTCTTTATCAGGCAGATGGTCAAGGCTAACCGGCCCGTGGAGAAGATCCTGTCCATTTGCAAGACATTACAATCGGAGGGACTTAATCCCAAGGCATTGACAATTGCCACGGAAGCTGGCTTGACGAACGGAGTGGTTAACAATGCCCTTCCCCTGCTGCAAGAGATGAAGAACGCTGGTTTGCCCATCAGACAGCACTACTTCTGGCCTTTGATCTGTTCTGTGGAATCCAATCAGGTTTTGGAAATCGTGCGTCGCATGCAGCAGGATTTCTCGGTGTTCCCTAACTCCGAAACCGTCAGGGATTATGTGATCCCCAACTTGAAGGAGAAGAACTGGGAGAGGATTGTCACCGCTTTGAGGGATGCTGGAGTCCCCAACTCCACTGCTGTTACCTCGGCCGTTTACTCCGCCCTGGTGACCCACCAAATTGCTGATGCAGCCAAGATAATGGAGCAAAACAGAGCGTACTACGTGCCTTTCTTGTTTAGACAACCCTTGATCCTGGCCCTTAGTCACACCAATGACTACGCCTCCTTCATCCGCTGTGTCCGTCAAATTCACGAGGGTCTGCAGTTTAGACAAGGCAAGGAGGAGGAATCTGAAGCTGCGGAAGGCGGcgctgctgcttctgccgATCGCAACACtcccgatgttgttggcgccaTTGTCCAGGAGGCTTCCACCTACTTCCGGCGAGACCGCGCAGCTACGTTGGAGAAAATCCTCAAGGGATTGGTCAAGCAGGGATTGTCCATTAGCAGTGCCAAAGCCACACAGTTATCTGAGCAATTGGGTTCCGAATTGACTCCAAGGATATCTGAACTTTTGGGCAAACTGAGCTCAGGTGAACTGCAGCCAGTTGCTCTGCCAAACAGCGGCAAGAGAGGTCTGGATTCGCTTTCCATTGATG AACTGGAGCGATTCATAGTCAATGTAGAGGGCAAGGGAGAGAATGCCAACAACATCAAAAGACAACTTTTGGCCGCCTGCTTCCGTTCGCAAAACCTGGACAAAACCCTTCAGGTCATCGAGAAACTTGAGGCCGAGAAATTCCAGATCCCGATTGGCGTCTATGCGCAGCTCATTGATCTGTACACGCATCACAAGAAAAGTTCGGAGGCCTTGGAGAACTATGAAAAActgaaggccaaggatgccaCCTTCAAGTTGGATAACCTAAAGGCTGTTCGTCTGGCGGATCTCCTCCTGCAAGAGGAACGTGTTGATGCTGCTTTCAAGGTGCTCGAGGATAATAAGAAGGATGCGCCCATATCCGAAGCCGAAGGTAGCTTTAACTATGTGAGCACCGTGTGGAGAATCTTAAATTCCCTCGCTGAAGCTGGTCAACCGGAAAAACTGCGAAAAGTATTTGATGCCCTGGTCGCTGCCAATTACGTTGTGCCCACCAATGTGCTCCTTGGTCCCCTGATCAAGGTTCATCTGGTCAAGGATGATATCCCAAAGGCCATCGAAGCCTTTGAGGACATTTGCCAGAAGTATAAGTCTACTCCCTGGAAAAATGAGCTGGCTTGTCGCTTGATCCAAAAAGAAGATGCAGCGAATCTGCAGAAGTTGACCGATTTGAGCACCGGCATTCACGGTGAGGTGAACAGTCTTTACGATCTGGTCTTCTCCTTTGTGGAGTGCGGCCGTGTGAGGCAGGCCAGGAAGATCCTGGAAACCCCCGGATTGCGCACCCGCCCCCAGAGAATCAGCAGTGCCTGCGATCGCTACAAGAATGAGGGATTGCTCCAGCCTCTGGAGGGTCTTATTGAAGCCACAAAGGACCTGGGCCACATCGATAGAAACAAGATTTACTACACCCTGCTCTTGAGCTACGACAAAGCAGATGAGGCTGAGAAGGCACTTGGACTATGGACCAAAATGCAGGAGGAGGCTGTGACACCCAACGATGCCTTCCTTTTGAAACTGGCCGAAATCCTCAAGAGGAAAAACATTGATGTGCCTTTTGTGGTGCCCGAGACCCAAAAAGAACAAGCCAAAGccagaaaaaacaaaactaaggACCAAGTGACCACAGAAACTGCAAAAATTTCAGAGCAACCCAAGGAGAAGCCTTCCAGGAAGGAGCAGTCCAAATCAGAAGCAGCCAAGACTAGTCCGCCACCCAAACCGGTTTCCCATTTGTCTGGCTTCCGCAAAGCCATCCTGGCCAACGATCCCGATGCAGCCATCTCCCATAAACAAAGTTTTCTGAGCGGAGAGAAGGTTGGTGCCCTGGACACCTCCCGACTGATTGAACTTCTGGTTCGCGCCGACCGCCTGACTGAGGCCACAAAATACGTTGAGGAACTCCTGGGCGACAAGTTGCATCCACAGCCCAAGATCTTTAAGTTTTACCTCAACaaaattgctgctgctggcgacTTGGAAACCCTTGAGAGGATTGGCAAGCAGCTGAACGAGGAGCAGAAGCGTCTGGTTTCGTTCGACAACCGCTTCTGTCATGCTAATATAGTGGCCGGAAAGGCGGATCAGTTCCTGAAACAGTTGACCACGGAAATCGATGGAGCCAAAACCCCTGAGGAGACCACCAAGCTGGCCGAGAAGTTCCCGCGCGGAGGAGCTGTGGGCATTTTGGAAAAACACCCGGAGTTGGTGCCGCAAt ACCAATCCCTGGCTGAGAAGTTTGCCGCCCACAATCAACTTGGACCCATGAATGTCCTATGGATGCACCTCGTTTCCAGTGGTCAGGAGGTGGCCTCCAAGGAGATCTGGGATAAGCACCTGTCCAATGCCCCAAGGCTGATGTTCCAGCGCGTTTTGCAGACGGCACGGGAGCAGAAGGACGAGAAACTCGCCTCCACGGTCATTTCCCAGCTGAAGAACAGCAAAATCTCGGAGGGAGCCATCGGAAACGCGTACTCGTGCCTCATCGATATACAGACGACGAAGGGAAACTCCGACAAGGCGCTGGAGGTGCTGAGCGCTGCCATCAAGGAAGTCTCCCTAGAAAACATCAACAGGACAGCTCTGCTTCGCCTAAAACAGGCTGTTGAGGAGAAGTCGCAGAAGTTCCCCTACACGATTCCCGAGAAGCGAACGAAGGCCGACGACTCCAGCTCCTCGTCATCCTCGTCTTCCTCCAGCGACGACGATGTGTCGCCATCGATACCCGAAACCGTTCCACCCAAGCCGGACAGCAAGGCTTAG